A region of Maribacter algicola DNA encodes the following proteins:
- a CDS encoding cation:proton antiporter has protein sequence MLELAGIIILGIIAQWVAWRFKLPAILPLILIGLIVGPISTLYTQDGSKLIEPIWNGEKGLFPGEGLYYFVSLAISIILFEGGLTLKRSEIRNTGPVITKLITLGSLVTFFVGALAAHFIFDLSWQVSFLFAALIIVTGPTVITPILRNIPLKKDISAVLKWEGILIDPIGALAAVLVFEFISVGEGQAYTLTALVEFGKILLFGFTFGFTFAHGLAFAIKKNFIPHYLLNVVSLSVVLLVFVESDLFAHESGLLAVVVMGMVMGNIDLPNIKELLYFKESLSVLLISILFILLAANINISDLELIYNWKTVILFATIVFLIRPLGVFLSAMGSNLKLNEKLFISWVGPRGIVAAGIASLFGSKLLVKGEPGAEYITPLVFMIVLGTVLLNATTARLFAKLVGVFLKKSEGILIIGASKVSRLIAGYLQENNRHVVLVDNNETNVSKARKAGLEAFAANIYSDSLGDYIELNDVGYLMALTGNSDINKYAIDKFKGDFGENGSFRLVDSEEMNDPENNPKEGLFSHTDDFIKLTETARRNPTIREIELKDTEHYEGLIEITKADADIIPLFLKTPDGDIKIISSFSKDFTDIEEGSMLVYLGKALPIEEEKQNAEATMAPTK, from the coding sequence ATGCTAGAGCTTGCCGGTATTATTATTCTTGGGATCATTGCGCAGTGGGTGGCATGGCGTTTTAAACTGCCCGCTATTCTTCCCTTAATTTTGATCGGTTTAATAGTTGGGCCTATATCCACATTGTATACGCAGGATGGCTCAAAGCTTATAGAACCTATTTGGAACGGAGAAAAGGGGTTGTTTCCTGGTGAGGGACTGTATTATTTTGTGTCCCTTGCCATTAGTATCATATTGTTCGAAGGAGGCTTGACGCTTAAGCGGTCTGAAATTCGAAATACAGGTCCCGTTATCACAAAGCTTATTACTTTGGGAAGTTTGGTTACCTTTTTTGTAGGGGCGCTGGCGGCGCATTTTATTTTTGACCTGAGTTGGCAAGTATCCTTTCTTTTTGCGGCTTTGATTATTGTGACAGGCCCTACCGTAATTACTCCTATTCTAAGAAATATTCCCCTAAAAAAAGATATTTCTGCCGTTCTGAAATGGGAAGGTATCTTGATAGACCCCATTGGTGCCTTGGCAGCCGTATTGGTCTTTGAATTTATAAGCGTAGGTGAGGGTCAGGCATATACATTGACCGCCTTGGTGGAGTTTGGGAAGATCTTGCTCTTTGGTTTTACTTTTGGTTTTACCTTTGCACATGGTTTGGCCTTTGCTATAAAAAAGAATTTTATTCCACATTACCTTCTGAATGTGGTTTCCCTTTCCGTGGTGCTGTTGGTTTTTGTGGAATCCGATCTATTCGCGCACGAATCCGGACTGTTGGCGGTTGTGGTCATGGGCATGGTTATGGGGAATATTGATTTGCCCAACATCAAGGAACTTCTTTACTTCAAGGAATCGCTTAGTGTCCTTTTGATTTCTATCCTTTTTATTCTTTTGGCCGCCAACATAAACATTTCGGATCTGGAACTTATCTATAATTGGAAGACCGTAATTTTGTTCGCTACCATTGTATTCCTGATTAGGCCTTTGGGAGTATTCCTGAGCGCTATGGGCTCCAATTTGAAGCTCAATGAAAAACTTTTTATCAGTTGGGTAGGCCCTAGGGGTATCGTAGCGGCCGGGATAGCATCGTTATTTGGTTCTAAACTGTTGGTCAAGGGGGAACCTGGAGCTGAATACATTACGCCATTGGTGTTCATGATTGTATTGGGAACAGTACTATTGAATGCAACTACGGCAAGGCTATTTGCCAAATTGGTTGGTGTTTTCCTAAAAAAGTCCGAAGGTATATTGATCATTGGCGCATCCAAGGTCTCTAGGCTTATCGCCGGATACCTGCAGGAGAACAACAGGCATGTTGTTTTAGTGGACAACAATGAAACCAACGTGTCAAAGGCACGTAAAGCAGGTTTAGAAGCGTTTGCGGCCAATATTTATTCTGATTCATTAGGGGATTACATTGAACTTAACGATGTGGGCTACCTTATGGCCTTGACAGGAAACTCGGACATTAACAAATATGCCATTGACAAGTTCAAGGGGGATTTTGGTGAAAATGGATCCTTCCGCTTAGTTGATTCGGAAGAAATGAATGACCCGGAAAACAACCCAAAGGAAGGATTGTTCTCCCATACGGACGATTTTATAAAGCTTACCGAAACGGCTAGAAGGAACCCAACGATCCGTGAGATTGAACTTAAGGACACCGAACATTATGAAGGCCTTATCGAAATAACCAAGGCCGATGCCGATATAATTCCTCTGTTCCTAAAAACACCGGATGGCGATATTAAAATAATTTCCTCGTTCAGTAAGGATTTTACAGATATTGAGGAAGGCTCTATGTTGGTTTACCTGGGGAAAGCGCTTCCTATAGAAGAGGAAAAACAAAACGCAGAGGCAACAATGGCACCCACTAAGTAA
- a CDS encoding response regulator, with protein MKILLIDDSEIDNYINKAIISKSDLVSEVVTKTSGKEALEYLIELQDNVDLVPGIIFLDIRMPGMDGYEFIEHFKKLPDALKGKCRVFVLSSSTNPTDIARSESYEEIEKHLAKPLAHHSIEELIRP; from the coding sequence ATGAAAATACTTTTAATAGATGATTCGGAAATTGATAATTATATCAATAAGGCTATCATTTCAAAATCCGATTTAGTGTCTGAAGTCGTCACAAAAACCTCAGGCAAAGAAGCCTTGGAGTATCTCATAGAATTACAGGACAACGTTGATTTGGTTCCGGGAATTATTTTTTTGGATATTCGTATGCCAGGCATGGATGGATATGAATTTATAGAGCACTTTAAAAAATTGCCAGATGCATTGAAGGGAAAATGCCGGGTTTTTGTTTTAAGCTCTTCCACAAATCCAACGGACATTGCCCGTTCAGAAAGTTATGAAGAAATAGAAAAACATTTGGCCAAACCATTGGCGCACCATTCGATAGAAGAATTAATACGACCCTAG
- a CDS encoding outer membrane beta-barrel family protein, whose product MRPLLLFFLAFLGYCQIAHSQSYQLTGTVRDELGETIPFASVFLLQATDSVMVKGTSADELGIFLIVDIDPGLYIVQCSYIGKTSQGLPLDIRSDIKIGALIIPEQAEQLDEVVVLSTRPKVERKVDRLVFNVENTVLSQSTSWDILKQTPGVILMQDELQIRNQPAVVYINDRKVQLSPSEVRNLLENYQGQNIKSVEVINNPPAKYDAEGGAVLNIITNKNISLGYKGNISTNYTQGIFPKYNFGTSHFYKTDKLNINASYAYAPRKDFKNSRNRTNFIDDTGIFSRWDTDFDKTNRFETHIGGITVDYTINDRNEINLTSNMQLSPKREYDNFQNTVITNGIGILDSTFTTASFLDERKNNISGDITYKHTFENGNLMVNGHYTAFDLNRTQSASSNYFLPTGDFIRNYSFFTDAVQDIEIITAQVDYSKLFGSVSFETGAKASLINSDSRLQFFTENNGRVFVPGLSDNYLYDENVYAAYISASKDWEKWSIKAGLRAEHTQSSGNSLALSTVNDLEYFELFPSLYVLYTINENHSLAFDYSRKLKRPRYEDLNPFRTFINENVFAEGNPNLVPHFSNNFNLNYTLNQEFFFDFYYRDNGNFISLYTFQDNENQILRDVTMNALKSTSYGFDFNYGKSITNNWYLYSYISIFHEEETFLALESDAFSATNSINGYYIDITNYLTLSKDGTFKGEFGLAYLSGFLLASFDMTETTNLTMGLQKSLWNKRAEISLNFNDILGKANPSYTSRYLNQDNSYSPFEELQNVRLSFTYNFGNFRLEDNKRQLEKAERDRIGSE is encoded by the coding sequence GTGAGACCACTACTGCTATTTTTCCTAGCTTTCCTAGGGTATTGCCAAATAGCGCATAGCCAATCCTATCAACTTACGGGAACGGTAAGGGACGAGCTAGGCGAAACCATCCCCTTTGCTTCGGTTTTTTTATTACAGGCTACAGATTCGGTTATGGTCAAAGGTACGTCGGCAGATGAACTGGGTATTTTTTTAATTGTGGATATCGACCCCGGGCTTTACATTGTTCAATGTTCCTATATTGGAAAAACCTCTCAAGGACTCCCCTTGGACATTCGGTCAGATATCAAAATTGGGGCTTTGATCATTCCAGAACAGGCGGAGCAACTGGACGAAGTAGTTGTATTGTCCACAAGGCCCAAGGTGGAGCGTAAAGTGGACAGACTGGTTTTTAATGTAGAAAACACGGTATTGTCACAAAGCACTTCCTGGGACATCCTAAAACAAACACCCGGTGTTATTCTAATGCAGGACGAGCTTCAAATCCGTAACCAGCCCGCTGTAGTATACATTAACGACAGAAAAGTCCAATTATCCCCGTCGGAGGTGAGAAACCTATTAGAAAATTATCAAGGCCAGAACATAAAATCCGTTGAGGTCATCAATAATCCTCCTGCCAAGTATGATGCGGAGGGCGGGGCCGTTTTGAACATCATTACAAACAAGAACATTTCCTTAGGTTACAAAGGCAACATCAGTACGAACTATACCCAGGGCATCTTTCCTAAATATAATTTTGGCACTTCCCATTTCTACAAGACAGATAAACTCAATATCAACGCTTCCTATGCCTACGCTCCTAGAAAGGACTTTAAGAACTCACGGAACAGGACCAACTTTATAGACGATACGGGTATTTTTTCACGATGGGATACAGATTTTGACAAGACCAACAGATTTGAAACGCATATTGGGGGAATAACGGTAGATTATACCATTAATGACCGAAACGAAATCAACCTAACTTCCAACATGCAGCTTTCCCCAAAAAGGGAGTACGACAACTTTCAAAACACCGTTATTACCAACGGTATTGGTATTTTGGATTCGACTTTTACGACGGCCAGTTTTTTGGACGAGAGGAAGAACAACATTTCCGGGGATATAACCTATAAGCACACGTTTGAAAACGGGAACTTAATGGTCAATGGCCATTACACTGCCTTTGACTTAAACCGAACGCAAAGTGCCAGCTCCAACTATTTCCTACCTACCGGTGATTTCATCCGAAATTACAGCTTCTTTACGGATGCCGTTCAGGATATCGAAATCATAACCGCCCAAGTAGACTACAGTAAGCTCTTTGGTAGCGTAAGTTTTGAAACAGGGGCAAAGGCTTCCTTGATAAATTCGGATAGTCGATTACAGTTTTTCACGGAGAACAACGGGCGTGTTTTCGTGCCAGGACTGTCTGACAATTATCTGTATGATGAAAATGTGTATGCTGCCTACATAAGTGCTTCCAAGGATTGGGAAAAATGGAGTATTAAAGCGGGTCTTAGGGCGGAACACACCCAAAGTTCTGGAAATTCCTTGGCACTTTCAACGGTTAATGATCTTGAGTATTTTGAGCTTTTTCCGTCTTTGTACGTATTATATACTATCAATGAAAACCATAGCTTGGCCTTTGATTATTCCAGAAAATTAAAAAGACCTAGGTACGAAGATTTAAATCCCTTTAGAACATTTATAAATGAAAATGTCTTTGCAGAGGGGAATCCAAACCTAGTTCCTCATTTCAGTAATAATTTCAACTTGAACTATACGTTGAACCAAGAGTTTTTCTTTGATTTTTATTACAGGGATAACGGTAATTTCATATCCCTATATACTTTTCAGGATAATGAAAACCAAATCCTAAGGGACGTAACGATGAATGCCTTAAAAAGCACCTCGTACGGTTTCGACTTTAATTACGGAAAATCCATCACCAACAACTGGTACCTCTACAGCTATATTTCCATTTTTCATGAGGAAGAGACCTTTTTGGCCCTGGAAAGCGACGCATTTTCCGCGACCAATTCAATTAACGGCTACTATATAGATATTACCAATTATTTGACCCTCTCAAAGGATGGTACTTTTAAGGGAGAGTTTGGTTTGGCGTATCTATCGGGGTTTTTGTTGGCATCATTTGATATGACAGAAACTACCAACCTGACCATGGGCCTCCAAAAGTCCTTATGGAATAAAAGGGCAGAGATAAGCCTCAACTTCAACGATATTTTGGGCAAAGCAAATCCCTCTTATACGTCAAGATACTTAAACCAGGACAATTCCTATAGTCCGTTTGAGGAACTACAAAACGTGAGACTTTCCTTCACCTATAATTTTGGTAATTTCAGATTGGAGGACAACAAACGTCAATTAGAAAAAGCGGAAAGGGACCGCATTGGCTCCGAATAA
- the lepA gene encoding translation elongation factor 4, whose protein sequence is MKNIRNFCIIAHIDHGKSTLADRLLDFTGSVTEREKKEQLLDNMDLERERGITIKSHAIQMDYVYNGEKYVLNLIDTPGHVDFSYEVSRSIAACEGALLVVDAAQSIQAQTISNLYLALENDLEIIPVLNKVDLPSANPEEVTDDIVDLLGCDAEDVIPASAKTGIGINEILKAIIERIPAPKGNPDEPLQALVFDSVYNPFRGVETYFRVLNGTIRKNQKIKFVATGKSYDADEIGTLKLTQHPKQMISAGDVGYLITGIKDAREVKVGDTITDAAVPTKNAIAGFEDVKPMVFAGIYPVDTEDFEELRSSMEKLQLNDASLVFTPESSAALGFGFRCGFLGMLHMEIIQERLEREFDMTVITTVPNVSYHAYTRKDPETPIIVNNPSDLPDPSTVDRVEEPYIKATIITKADFVGNVMSLCIEKRGQITNQTYLTTERVELNFDMPLAEIVFDFYDRLKTVSKGYASFDYAPIGMRASKLVRVDILLNAQPVDALSALIHFDNAANIGKKMCEKLKELIPRQQFDIPIQAAIGSKIISRETIKALRKDVTAKCYGGDISRKRKLLEKQKKGKKRMRQVGNVEIPQQAFMAVLKLND, encoded by the coding sequence ATGAAAAACATTCGAAACTTCTGCATTATTGCCCATATTGACCACGGTAAAAGTACCTTGGCAGACCGCCTTTTGGACTTTACGGGTTCCGTTACCGAAAGGGAGAAAAAGGAACAGTTGTTGGACAATATGGATCTGGAGCGGGAGCGGGGTATTACCATAAAGAGCCATGCCATTCAAATGGACTATGTCTACAACGGTGAAAAGTACGTCCTGAACCTCATAGACACACCTGGTCACGTAGATTTTTCCTATGAAGTTTCGCGTTCCATAGCGGCCTGTGAAGGTGCGCTTTTGGTTGTGGACGCCGCCCAAAGCATACAGGCACAAACCATATCCAATCTATACCTAGCCCTGGAAAACGATCTTGAAATCATTCCGGTCCTTAACAAGGTAGACCTGCCCAGCGCCAACCCAGAGGAGGTGACGGACGATATCGTAGACCTACTGGGGTGCGATGCAGAAGATGTGATTCCGGCCAGTGCCAAAACAGGCATTGGGATAAACGAGATATTAAAGGCGATCATCGAAAGGATTCCCGCACCAAAAGGAAACCCAGACGAGCCTCTTCAGGCCCTGGTATTCGATTCGGTCTACAATCCGTTTCGTGGGGTGGAAACTTATTTTAGGGTCCTTAATGGGACCATACGAAAAAATCAGAAGATAAAATTCGTGGCCACTGGCAAAAGTTATGATGCCGATGAAATTGGAACCTTAAAACTTACCCAACATCCAAAACAAATGATAAGTGCGGGTGATGTGGGGTATTTGATTACAGGCATAAAGGATGCCCGGGAGGTAAAGGTGGGAGACACCATTACCGATGCCGCCGTACCTACCAAAAATGCCATTGCAGGGTTTGAGGACGTAAAGCCCATGGTATTTGCGGGAATTTATCCTGTGGATACGGAAGACTTTGAGGAGTTACGGTCTTCCATGGAAAAACTACAATTGAACGATGCCTCCCTAGTATTTACCCCAGAAAGCAGTGCTGCATTGGGTTTTGGTTTTAGATGTGGTTTCTTGGGAATGCTCCATATGGAAATCATTCAAGAACGCCTTGAGCGCGAGTTTGATATGACTGTCATCACCACGGTGCCCAACGTTAGTTACCATGCCTATACCCGTAAGGACCCTGAGACCCCTATCATCGTAAACAACCCCAGTGACCTCCCTGACCCTTCCACCGTAGATAGGGTTGAGGAGCCCTATATAAAGGCCACCATCATCACAAAAGCTGATTTTGTGGGGAATGTGATGTCCCTCTGTATTGAAAAAAGAGGGCAGATAACCAACCAGACATATTTGACGACCGAGAGGGTGGAGCTGAACTTCGATATGCCCTTGGCGGAAATCGTGTTCGATTTCTATGACAGGCTAAAGACGGTTTCCAAAGGATATGCCTCCTTTGATTATGCCCCTATAGGGATGCGGGCGTCAAAATTGGTTCGCGTGGATATTTTGTTGAACGCACAACCTGTGGACGCCTTGTCCGCTTTGATCCATTTTGACAATGCGGCCAATATTGGAAAAAAAATGTGTGAAAAGCTCAAGGAACTAATACCACGACAGCAATTTGACATTCCTATCCAAGCCGCAATTGGTTCCAAGATTATTTCAAGGGAAACAATCAAGGCCTTGCGTAAGGACGTAACCGCTAAATGTTATGGCGGGGACATTTCCAGAAAGAGAAAATTATTGGAAAAACAGAAAAAAGGTAAAAAACGGATGCGTCAAGTAGGGAATGTGGAGATACCCCAACAAGCGTTCATGGCCGTATTGAAACTGAACGATTAA
- a CDS encoding PAS domain S-box protein produces MRRTFYNLKSRTPQFVGVLVFLLVFGLVVFITYQRYLILKSSEENELRRQAARVESQMKKVLEQGFSSTKNLGFLVENYGVPEDFSKISRLILSTHNNVDALELVDSTGVITHVFPKDGNEVLGFNILKDSIGRDGALITKNKGEYYVTGPIKLKQGGSGFVCRTPIYYKNQFAGFAAAVIKLESLLSEISLDSKENNPFSYQLYKTNTDGSEKLFFSTEKAFPKNVLKHSISDYNGEWKLYVISDKNLALYGFYVLGGIGLILAIVASSFTVFLLKRPNILRERVNEKTYLLKENEQKLRAYIEEASDGIFLADFQGNLLEANIKGVELFGYPKNELLQKNLKDLATKGDLKKVPLRFAEINTGQSVLTERKLRKKDGSCFYGEVSAKKLNDGTILGIVRDVTVRKKLEHDASENLRKFQKAFNSQTIGMAIFDENLRFFDANQYFLDLLGFDFNNVKGKTFEELDVIIDVESKREEALESLNASGKILSMEVIAQPNGKGEIYFTASAETYEIENKKYILATYLDRTEEKKAQKKIFDSEKKYRELTERISDAFISMDNHWNLTYINAKAQQLIQRNKDELIGKNFWKTFSNLIGSNIQSKLEGALKKQEYVYLEQFHSRNNIWTESHVYPSPEGLTVYFRDITERKISEEENQKLLAVIENSPGFIGLTGLDGQCIYLNESGRELVGLSLEDRIGDYNILDFFPENSRQIIKEEYLPMIFKNGAWSGEGYLRSFKENRNIPAALSAFLINDKTNNKPIGIGSVAFDLTEQKKTQKEVLDLQYKMDAAIRIGKIGYWNWNLETGIIDWSDRMYEIYDVTPGRKIDVAFTKTLVHPDDLEMHDAIIEKKVSERDNSSFSYRILHRDKSIKHVKVQMEVTTDDSGNVIASQGTAVDITEAKEFEKKLEKQNAELIKTNSVLDSFVYSASHELRSPLASLLGLVDIMKREERHDVDLLNLKMMENSITRLDEFIADIIEYSRNNHVAVVPEEINFSTLIEKSFADLWYLKSAQDIKVHKKIEEKTVFYSDKRRVVVLLNNFISNAIKYQDKEKTSPSIWIDIKTDRKEAVIKIEDNGMGIAMESQEKIYNMFYRASSNVTGSGIGLFIVKEILEKLNGTVTLDSTLKKGSVFTLRLPNLYSGD; encoded by the coding sequence ATGCGCAGAACATTCTATAACTTAAAATCTCGCACTCCACAGTTCGTTGGGGTTTTGGTATTTTTATTGGTTTTTGGCCTTGTGGTTTTTATCACGTATCAAAGGTACTTAATCTTAAAAAGTTCTGAAGAAAATGAGTTGAGAAGGCAAGCTGCACGTGTAGAAAGCCAGATGAAAAAAGTATTGGAGCAAGGATTCTCAAGTACTAAAAACTTAGGCTTCTTAGTTGAGAACTATGGCGTTCCAGAAGATTTTTCAAAAATATCTAGGTTGATACTTAGCACACATAATAATGTAGATGCCCTCGAGCTTGTGGATAGTACAGGGGTTATTACACATGTATTCCCCAAAGATGGAAATGAGGTTTTGGGGTTTAATATTTTAAAAGATTCCATTGGAAGAGATGGTGCCTTAATCACTAAAAATAAAGGAGAGTACTATGTCACTGGACCAATTAAGTTAAAACAAGGAGGGTCTGGCTTTGTTTGCCGCACCCCCATTTATTACAAAAACCAATTTGCCGGTTTTGCTGCGGCCGTAATTAAACTAGAATCTTTGTTGTCCGAAATTTCCTTGGACTCTAAGGAAAATAATCCATTCTCATATCAACTATACAAAACAAATACGGACGGGTCTGAAAAATTGTTCTTTTCTACTGAAAAAGCCTTCCCTAAGAATGTCTTGAAACACTCGATAAGTGATTACAATGGTGAATGGAAATTGTATGTGATTTCAGATAAAAATCTAGCTCTGTACGGGTTTTATGTATTAGGTGGAATAGGATTGATTCTGGCTATAGTTGCTAGCTCCTTTACCGTTTTTTTACTTAAACGACCAAACATCCTACGTGAAAGGGTCAATGAAAAAACCTATTTATTAAAAGAAAATGAACAAAAATTAAGGGCCTATATAGAAGAGGCCTCAGATGGTATATTTTTGGCAGACTTTCAGGGAAATCTTTTGGAGGCTAACATAAAAGGTGTGGAATTGTTTGGTTATCCAAAAAATGAGTTGTTACAAAAAAATCTCAAAGATTTAGCAACAAAAGGCGATTTAAAAAAGGTACCCTTACGGTTTGCCGAAATAAATACTGGGCAATCTGTTCTTACCGAACGAAAACTCAGAAAAAAGGACGGCTCTTGCTTTTATGGAGAAGTTAGTGCAAAAAAATTGAACGATGGTACCATTCTTGGCATCGTTAGGGACGTGACGGTCAGAAAAAAACTAGAACATGACGCAAGTGAAAATCTTAGAAAATTTCAGAAAGCCTTTAATAGCCAGACCATAGGCATGGCAATATTTGATGAAAACCTAAGGTTTTTCGATGCCAATCAGTACTTTTTGGATTTGTTAGGGTTTGATTTTAACAATGTAAAAGGAAAAACGTTTGAAGAATTAGATGTAATAATCGATGTGGAATCAAAGCGGGAGGAAGCTCTTGAGTCCCTAAATGCTAGCGGAAAAATATTGTCCATGGAGGTTATAGCCCAACCAAATGGGAAAGGAGAAATTTATTTTACGGCTTCCGCGGAAACATACGAAATTGAAAACAAAAAGTATATACTTGCCACATATTTGGATAGGACCGAAGAGAAAAAGGCCCAGAAAAAAATCTTTGATAGTGAAAAAAAATACCGCGAGTTGACGGAGCGGATATCAGATGCGTTCATATCCATGGACAACCATTGGAACCTAACCTATATCAATGCAAAGGCACAACAATTAATACAAAGGAACAAAGACGAGCTTATAGGTAAAAATTTTTGGAAGACCTTTTCCAATCTTATAGGGTCTAACATACAGAGCAAACTTGAAGGCGCCCTAAAAAAGCAAGAGTATGTCTATTTGGAACAATTTCATTCCAGAAATAATATTTGGACCGAAAGCCATGTGTACCCATCACCTGAAGGCCTAACGGTTTATTTTAGAGACATTACAGAACGAAAAATTTCTGAGGAGGAAAACCAAAAACTCTTAGCTGTAATTGAAAATAGTCCTGGATTTATTGGATTGACAGGTCTTGATGGACAGTGTATTTATCTCAATGAATCCGGTAGGGAACTTGTAGGACTCTCCTTGGAAGACAGGATAGGTGACTATAACATTTTAGATTTTTTTCCAGAGAACTCAAGACAGATCATCAAAGAGGAGTACCTGCCCATGATTTTTAAAAATGGAGCCTGGAGCGGCGAAGGTTATCTAAGAAGCTTTAAAGAGAATAGAAATATTCCCGCGGCACTTTCCGCCTTTCTAATAAACGACAAAACCAACAATAAGCCAATAGGAATTGGTTCAGTGGCCTTCGATCTCACGGAACAAAAGAAAACCCAAAAGGAAGTCCTTGATCTCCAATACAAAATGGACGCTGCCATACGTATAGGAAAAATTGGTTATTGGAACTGGAACCTTGAAACGGGTATCATCGATTGGTCCGATCGGATGTACGAAATTTATGATGTTACGCCCGGAAGAAAGATCGATGTTGCATTTACAAAAACATTGGTTCATCCAGATGACCTTGAGATGCACGATGCCATCATTGAAAAAAAAGTTTCCGAAAGGGACAACAGCTCCTTTTCCTACAGGATACTCCATAGAGATAAATCCATAAAACATGTAAAGGTCCAAATGGAAGTGACGACAGATGATAGTGGCAATGTTATAGCTTCTCAAGGAACTGCGGTAGATATAACCGAAGCCAAGGAATTCGAGAAAAAACTTGAAAAACAAAATGCCGAACTTATAAAGACCAATTCAGTATTGGATAGCTTCGTTTATAGTGCATCACATGAACTAAGATCTCCTTTGGCATCCCTTCTTGGCTTGGTGGATATCATGAAAAGGGAAGAGCGGCATGATGTGGACCTGCTCAATCTAAAGATGATGGAAAACTCAATTACGCGTCTAGATGAATTCATTGCAGATATCATTGAATACTCAAGAAATAATCATGTAGCAGTTGTGCCAGAAGAAATAAATTTTAGTACCTTAATAGAGAAGTCTTTTGCAGATTTATGGTATTTAAAAAGTGCCCAAGACATTAAGGTTCATAAAAAAATAGAGGAGAAAACGGTTTTTTACTCGGACAAAAGAAGGGTTGTGGTCTTGTTGAACAATTTTATTTCCAATGCAATAAAGTATCAGGACAAGGAAAAGACATCTCCCTCAATTTGGATTGATATAAAAACAGACAGAAAAGAAGCGGTCATAAAGATAGAGGACAATGGAATGGGAATAGCAATGGAAAGCCAGGAAAAAATATATAATATGTTTTATAGGGCCTCTTCTAATGTAACAGGGTCTGGAATTGGCCTGTTCATTGTAAAGGAAATATTGGAAAAACTCAACGGAACTGTAACCTTGGACTCAACCCTGAAGAAAGGGTCTGTTTTTACTTTAAGGCTTCCTAATCTTTATTCCGGTGACTAA